In one window of Cupriavidus necator N-1 DNA:
- a CDS encoding spermine/spermidine synthase domain-containing protein: MSERKPDAGTGIAADSGRTSFDSYMRFLAEAPRDGTPVVLETETALSLHFDVLATQSFMSRRDPDRLVLGYTRTMMGFLLLHPSPARISVIGLGGGSLVKYCYRHLPATRVVAVEIDPAVIALRERFRIPPDDVRLQVVCADGAEYVRGREARPEVILVDGFLADGMPLQLGSAGFYAACHARLADDGVLVANFLASDRGMPHYLDAVRAVFGASMSVARAEDSCNYTLFAWKGQPRLPSLQTLLARARVLETVHALKLTPTARRMKRGEAVAADPDAWHALARPPRHAL; encoded by the coding sequence ATGAGCGAACGCAAACCGGACGCCGGCACTGGCATCGCCGCGGATAGCGGCCGCACGTCCTTTGACTCCTATATGCGGTTCCTGGCCGAAGCCCCGCGCGACGGCACGCCCGTGGTGCTGGAGACCGAGACCGCCCTGTCGCTGCACTTCGACGTGCTGGCCACGCAGAGCTTCATGTCGCGGCGCGATCCCGACCGGCTGGTGCTGGGCTATACGCGCACCATGATGGGATTCCTGCTGCTGCATCCGTCGCCGGCACGGATTTCGGTGATCGGGCTCGGCGGAGGCTCGCTGGTCAAGTATTGCTACCGGCACCTGCCTGCCACGCGGGTGGTTGCTGTCGAGATCGACCCAGCGGTGATCGCACTGCGCGAGCGCTTCCGCATTCCGCCCGACGATGTCCGCCTGCAGGTGGTCTGCGCCGATGGCGCCGAGTACGTCAGGGGCCGGGAAGCGCGCCCCGAGGTCATCCTCGTCGACGGCTTCCTGGCTGACGGCATGCCGCTGCAGCTTGGCTCTGCCGGCTTCTACGCGGCCTGCCACGCGAGGCTGGCCGACGACGGCGTGCTGGTCGCCAACTTCCTGGCAAGCGACCGTGGCATGCCGCACTACCTGGACGCGGTGCGCGCCGTGTTCGGGGCCTCGATGTCGGTCGCGCGCGCCGAGGACAGCTGCAACTACACGTTGTTTGCCTGGAAAGGCCAGCCCCGGCTGCCGTCGCTGCAGACGCTCCTGGCACGCGCACGGGTGCTGGAAACCGTGCATGCGCTGAAGCTGACACCGACTGCCCGCCGCATGAAGCGCGGCGAGGCAGTTGCCGCCGACCCCGACGCCTGGCACGCCCTTGCCCGGCCGCCCCGGCACGCCCTGTAG
- a CDS encoding IS256 family transposase codes for MTKKRKKSSAPKLFPDELIDQLLAQVQNKDAESILGESGLAGLLKKQLAERMLAAELTHHLASEAKQGKSGNHRNGSSAKTVITPNGELELDIPRDRQATFEPQLVAKYQRRLSGFDDHVISMYARGMSVREIQGHLQELYGLQVSPDLISTITDEVLAEVDQWQQRPLEAMYPIVYFDALRLKIRDEGTVRNKAVYLALGIRADGRKEVLGLWIEQTEGAKFWLKVFNELKNRGLDDILVAVVDGLRGFPQAIEAVYPAAQIQTCIVHLIRNSLNLASWKDRKGLATALKPIYQAATADAAATALDAFAGSDWGRKFPTVADMWRRQWEQVIPFFAYPPEVRRIIYTTNAIESMHMQLRKIVKNRGHFPSDEAASKLLYLALRNIEKDWKMPPITWKQAANQFAILFGDRFTNALR; via the coding sequence ATGACCAAGAAGAGAAAGAAATCGAGCGCGCCGAAGCTGTTTCCGGATGAGTTGATCGATCAACTGCTGGCTCAGGTACAGAACAAGGACGCCGAGTCGATTCTCGGTGAATCAGGCTTGGCCGGCCTGCTCAAGAAGCAGTTGGCCGAGCGTATGCTTGCCGCCGAACTGACGCACCATCTGGCCAGCGAGGCCAAGCAAGGCAAGAGCGGCAATCACCGCAACGGCAGCAGTGCAAAGACCGTCATCACGCCCAACGGCGAGCTGGAACTGGACATTCCGCGCGACCGGCAAGCCACCTTCGAGCCGCAACTGGTCGCCAAGTACCAACGCCGGCTGTCCGGCTTCGACGACCACGTAATCAGCATGTATGCACGCGGGATGAGCGTGCGTGAGATTCAGGGCCATTTGCAGGAACTGTATGGGCTGCAGGTCTCGCCTGACCTGATTTCCACCATCACCGACGAAGTGCTGGCCGAGGTCGACCAATGGCAGCAGCGCCCGCTGGAGGCGATGTACCCCATTGTCTACTTCGACGCGCTGCGCCTGAAGATCCGCGACGAAGGCACCGTCAGGAACAAGGCGGTGTACCTCGCGCTGGGCATCCGCGCCGATGGGCGCAAGGAAGTCCTCGGCCTGTGGATCGAGCAGACCGAAGGCGCCAAGTTCTGGCTCAAGGTCTTCAACGAGCTGAAAAACCGCGGCCTGGACGACATCCTGGTCGCCGTGGTCGATGGCCTGCGCGGCTTCCCCCAGGCCATCGAGGCCGTCTACCCGGCCGCGCAAATCCAGACCTGCATCGTCCACCTGATCCGCAACTCGCTCAACCTGGCGAGCTGGAAGGATCGCAAGGGCCTGGCGACCGCGCTCAAGCCGATTTACCAGGCTGCCACGGCCGATGCCGCTGCGACTGCGCTGGATGCCTTTGCCGGCAGCGACTGGGGCCGCAAATTCCCGACGGTGGCCGACATGTGGCGGCGGCAATGGGAGCAGGTCATCCCGTTCTTCGCCTATCCGCCGGAAGTGCGCAGAATCATCTACACCACTAATGCCATCGAGAGCATGCACATGCAGTTGCGCAAGATCGTCAAGAACCGAGGCCACTTCCCCAGCGACGAAGCCGCCAGCAAGCTGCTGTACCTGGCCTTGCGCAACATCGAGAAAGATTGGAAGATGCCGCCCATCACCTGGAAACAAGCGGCCAACCAGTTCGCCATTCTCTTCGGTGACCGCTTCACCAACGCCCTACGCTGA
- a CDS encoding dienelactone hydrolase family protein, which translates to MRDFKRLLSCLLAALCAACAQTMPQPSGPLAFNAATVGSPGSRATAELYRPEGAGPFPAVVALHGCDGVSPHYRTWARRLASWGYVVLLVDSFGPRNLRTVCNHGRDVPPELRAQDALAAAAYLRARPDVVGSRIGVIGFSHGGWTVLKSVLASDAGVEVTHPFAAAVAFYPGCEMPRSVLLTDTLILIGDADDWTPAARCERWRDIVMKHGHTVEMIVYRGAVHGFDTSRPPHAFAGHIVGQDPAAAEDAIARTQTFFRQRLMAP; encoded by the coding sequence ATGCGTGACTTCAAGCGGTTGCTATCGTGCCTGCTGGCTGCATTGTGTGCTGCTTGTGCACAGACGATGCCTCAGCCCTCCGGTCCGCTCGCATTCAACGCGGCGACGGTAGGAAGCCCGGGAAGCCGCGCCACGGCAGAACTGTACCGGCCCGAGGGCGCCGGCCCGTTTCCCGCGGTCGTCGCGCTGCACGGCTGCGATGGCGTCAGCCCGCACTACCGGACCTGGGCACGCCGGCTGGCCTCGTGGGGCTATGTGGTACTGCTGGTGGACAGCTTTGGCCCGCGCAACCTCAGGACGGTATGCAACCATGGCCGGGACGTCCCCCCCGAGCTGCGCGCGCAAGATGCACTGGCCGCCGCCGCTTACCTGCGCGCGCGGCCGGACGTGGTGGGGAGCCGCATCGGCGTCATTGGCTTCTCGCACGGCGGCTGGACTGTGCTCAAGAGCGTGCTCGCCAGCGATGCCGGAGTCGAGGTCACCCACCCCTTCGCCGCCGCCGTGGCGTTCTACCCAGGCTGCGAGATGCCCCGCTCCGTCCTGCTCACCGACACACTAATCCTGATCGGCGACGCCGACGACTGGACGCCCGCCGCGCGCTGCGAACGCTGGCGCGATATCGTGATGAAGCACGGCCATACGGTCGAGATGATCGTGTACCGCGGCGCCGTACATGGCTTTGACACGAGCCGTCCGCCCCATGCCTTCGCCGGGCACATCGTCGGTCAGGATCCCGCTGCCGCCGAAGATGCCATCGCGCGGACGCAAACCTTTTTCCGGCAGCGCCTGATGGCGCCGTAG
- a CDS encoding aminotransferase-like domain-containing protein, which yields MDANGRDGDAGSETATVARQKDSGGDAQSTSGHASGRALRLVVPPTERFPDPIPSAQMTLVEQLTEWARMRIDERVFRAGMRMPSIRQLAQEKGISRFTVVEAYERLVALGYLESRRGSGFYVRERAPAAPAAPVSGGVAVARNIDVTWLLRSMFHTAEAHKAPGLGFLPNDWLDGELIASALRGLGRQPGNHFLASGTPQGFLPLRQQLRTRLEELEIGASAEQIVLTSGITQALDLIARLYLQPGDTVLVGDPAWFVMFGRFAAQGAQVIGVPYTAEGPDLEALERIVQARRPKLFVINSVLHNPTGTSLSAAKAFQLLRLAEQYDFLIVEDDIYCDLCPPGHAATRLASLDQLRRVIYLGSFSKTLAANLRVGFIAAHPEMASALTDSKLLAGLATPEINERVLYKVLTEGHYRKHVERVRTRLDRARNETRRELERLGLRLFPGQHAGMYLWADTGRDTNAIATAGHEEGYLFAPGSLFSPSQMPSGWMRFNVASSGHPDMLAFLARQLERL from the coding sequence ATGGATGCCAACGGCAGGGATGGCGACGCGGGCAGCGAGACCGCCACCGTCGCCCGTCAGAAGGATAGCGGAGGCGACGCCCAAAGCACATCGGGGCATGCCTCCGGCCGCGCGCTGCGGCTGGTGGTGCCGCCCACCGAGCGCTTCCCGGATCCGATCCCCTCGGCGCAGATGACGCTGGTCGAGCAGCTGACCGAATGGGCCCGCATGCGCATCGACGAGCGCGTGTTCCGCGCCGGCATGCGCATGCCGTCGATCCGGCAGCTGGCGCAGGAGAAGGGCATCTCGCGCTTTACCGTGGTCGAGGCCTATGAGCGGCTGGTGGCGCTGGGCTACCTGGAATCGCGCCGCGGCTCCGGCTTCTACGTGCGCGAGCGCGCCCCGGCCGCGCCCGCGGCGCCGGTGTCCGGCGGCGTGGCGGTGGCGCGCAATATCGACGTGACCTGGCTGCTGCGCAGCATGTTTCATACCGCCGAGGCGCACAAGGCGCCCGGGCTGGGCTTCCTGCCCAATGACTGGCTCGACGGCGAACTGATTGCCAGCGCGCTGCGCGGGCTGGGCCGCCAGCCCGGCAACCATTTCCTGGCCAGCGGCACGCCGCAGGGCTTCCTGCCGCTGCGCCAGCAGCTGCGCACCCGGCTGGAAGAACTGGAGATCGGTGCCAGCGCCGAGCAGATCGTGCTGACTTCGGGCATCACCCAGGCCCTGGACCTGATTGCGCGGCTCTACCTGCAGCCCGGCGACACGGTGCTGGTGGGCGACCCGGCCTGGTTCGTGATGTTCGGCCGCTTTGCCGCGCAGGGCGCCCAGGTGATCGGGGTGCCCTACACCGCCGAGGGGCCGGACCTGGAGGCGCTGGAGCGCATCGTGCAGGCACGGCGGCCCAAGCTGTTCGTGATCAACTCGGTGCTGCACAACCCCACCGGCACCTCGCTGTCGGCGGCCAAGGCCTTCCAGCTGCTGCGCCTGGCCGAGCAGTACGACTTCCTGATCGTCGAGGACGACATCTACTGCGACCTGTGCCCGCCCGGCCACGCCGCCACCCGGCTGGCCAGCCTGGACCAACTGCGCCGGGTGATCTACCTGGGCAGCTTTTCCAAGACCCTGGCGGCCAACCTGCGCGTGGGCTTTATCGCCGCGCACCCGGAGATGGCGTCGGCGCTGACCGACAGCAAGCTGCTGGCGGGGCTGGCCACGCCTGAGATCAACGAGCGCGTGCTGTACAAGGTGCTGACCGAGGGCCACTACCGCAAGCATGTGGAGCGCGTGCGCACCCGGCTGGACCGCGCCCGCAACGAGACCCGGCGCGAGCTGGAGCGGCTGGGCCTGCGCCTCTTTCCCGGCCAGCACGCCGGCATGTACCTGTGGGCCGATACCGGCCGCGACACCAACGCGATCGCCACCGCGGGGCATGAAGAAGGCTACCTGTTCGCTCCGGGCAGCCTGTTCTCGCCGTCGCAGATGCCGTCGGGCTGGATGCGCTTCAACGTTGCCAGCAGCGGCCACCCGGACATGCTGGCCTTCCTGGCGCGCCAGCTCGAACGCCTGTAA
- a CDS encoding VOC family protein encodes MKLALDHLVIAAPDLAAGTDYIAGLLGIAPQGGGAHAAMATHNRVLGMFGGVYLEVIAVDPAAAAPARPRWFGLDTEAVQQRLRDGPFLLHWAARAERPADLGRWQAQYPERIAPVIPMTRGGLHWRITVPEDGSLPAWPGEADSAGDGLLPSLIQWDVASYPGVSLPRQDLALRRLSGRHPRAELLRQGLAWLGADHLIAIEQADGPPELIAEIETAQGIRILR; translated from the coding sequence ATGAAGCTCGCCCTCGATCACCTCGTCATCGCCGCGCCCGACCTGGCCGCCGGCACGGACTACATTGCCGGCCTGCTGGGCATTGCGCCCCAGGGCGGCGGTGCGCACGCGGCCATGGCCACGCACAACCGCGTGCTGGGCATGTTCGGCGGCGTCTACCTGGAAGTGATCGCGGTCGATCCGGCCGCCGCCGCGCCGGCACGCCCGCGCTGGTTCGGCCTGGACACCGAGGCCGTGCAGCAGCGCCTGCGCGACGGCCCGTTCCTGCTGCACTGGGCCGCGCGCGCGGAACGCCCCGCCGACCTGGGCCGGTGGCAGGCGCAGTACCCGGAGCGCATCGCCCCGGTCATCCCGATGACCCGCGGCGGCCTGCACTGGCGCATTACCGTGCCCGAGGACGGCAGCCTGCCCGCCTGGCCGGGCGAAGCCGACAGCGCTGGCGACGGCCTGCTGCCCAGCCTGATCCAGTGGGACGTGGCCAGCTACCCCGGCGTCAGCCTGCCGCGGCAGGACCTGGCGCTGCGCAGGCTGTCCGGGCGCCACCCGCGCGCCGAGCTGCTGCGCCAGGGACTGGCCTGGCTGGGCGCCGACCACCTCATCGCCATCGAGCAGGCCGACGGCCCGCCTGAACTGATTGCCGAAATCGAAACCGCGCAGGGCATCCGCATCCTGCGCTAG
- a CDS encoding LysR substrate-binding domain-containing protein: MDFSTAFVDASLEFGDGQRPGLHNDFVVPLRLSPYAAPSWVAAHGRAIDAGTPRSALIHHLTLSDAWEGWFARQGIKASPGHEGPRYEVMSMALNATVAGMGVALLPSYMTGDLLAAGKLERLSDTAWQHPKGYYLVYPPASAQMRALKVFRDWLLQQHEAGAAEGSLKA; the protein is encoded by the coding sequence GTGGACTTCAGCACCGCGTTCGTGGATGCCTCGCTGGAGTTCGGCGACGGCCAGCGGCCGGGCCTGCATAACGATTTCGTGGTGCCGCTGCGGTTGTCGCCCTATGCGGCGCCGTCATGGGTGGCCGCGCATGGCCGGGCGATCGACGCCGGCACGCCGCGGTCGGCGCTGATCCACCACCTGACGCTGTCCGACGCATGGGAAGGCTGGTTCGCACGGCAAGGCATCAAAGCCAGCCCGGGCCACGAAGGGCCGCGCTACGAGGTGATGTCGATGGCGTTGAACGCCACCGTGGCGGGGATGGGCGTGGCGCTGCTGCCCTCCTACATGACCGGGGACCTGCTGGCGGCCGGCAAGCTGGAGCGCCTTTCCGACACAGCCTGGCAACATCCGAAGGGCTACTACCTGGTGTATCCGCCGGCGTCGGCACAGATGCGGGCGCTGAAGGTGTTTCGCGACTGGCTGTTGCAGCAGCACGAGGCAGGTGCCGCCGAAGGAAGCCTGAAGGCCTAA
- the htpG gene encoding molecular chaperone HtpG, with amino-acid sequence MTAPHETMSFQAEVKQLLHLMIHSLYSNKEIFLRELVSNASDATDKLRFEAIANPSLLENDADLAIRIEADAKARTLTITDNGIGMSRDEAIRNLGTIARSGTKEFFQQLSGDQQKDAALIGQFGVGFYSAFIVADKVTVETRRAGLGAEDAVRWESTGDGEFTIDAIARTERGTTITLHLREGEDDFLSAWRLKGIIQKYSDHISLPIRMPKEVWDAESSTYQRTAEWESVNQASALWTRAKSDITDEQYTAFYQHIAHDNEAPLAWTHNRVEGRSEYTQLLYIPARAPFDLWDRNHKAGLKLYVKRVFIMDDADQLLPGYLRWVKGVVDSADLPLNVSRELLQESRDVKAIREGCTKRVLSMLETLADSEEEAERAKYTTFWQQFGQALKEGIGEDQANLERVAKLLRFASTHNDTAEQNVALAAYVGRMKEGQDKIYYVTADTWSAAKNSPHLEVFRKKGIEVVLLTDRVDEWMLSFLREFDGKELVSVARGDLDLGKLADEAEKAEQEKAEADWKDVVERAKGVLDGKAKDVRVTLRLTASASCLVSDEGDMSGYLQRLLKQAGQKAPDAQPILELNPEHALVQKLRDLPEGDAFSDRVQVLFDQALLAEGGMLDDPAAYVQRVNKLLA; translated from the coding sequence ATGACCGCACCGCACGAGACGATGAGCTTCCAGGCGGAAGTGAAGCAACTGCTGCACCTGATGATCCACTCGCTGTACAGCAACAAGGAAATTTTCCTGCGCGAGCTGGTCTCGAATGCTTCGGACGCCACCGACAAGCTGCGCTTCGAGGCGATCGCGAACCCGTCCCTGCTGGAGAACGACGCCGACCTGGCGATCCGCATCGAGGCCGACGCCAAGGCGCGCACGCTGACGATCACCGACAACGGCATCGGCATGAGCCGCGACGAGGCCATCCGCAACCTCGGCACCATCGCCCGCTCGGGCACCAAGGAATTCTTCCAGCAATTGTCTGGCGACCAGCAGAAAGATGCCGCGCTGATCGGCCAGTTCGGCGTGGGCTTCTACTCGGCCTTTATCGTCGCTGACAAGGTTACGGTGGAAACGCGCCGCGCCGGCTTGGGCGCCGAAGACGCAGTGCGCTGGGAAAGCACCGGCGACGGCGAGTTCACCATCGATGCCATCGCCCGCACCGAGCGCGGCACCACCATCACGCTGCACCTGCGCGAGGGCGAGGACGACTTCCTCTCGGCCTGGCGCCTGAAGGGCATCATCCAGAAGTATTCGGACCATATCTCGCTGCCGATCCGCATGCCCAAGGAGGTGTGGGACGCAGAATCCAGCACCTACCAGCGCACCGCCGAGTGGGAAAGCGTGAACCAGGCGAGCGCGTTGTGGACGCGTGCCAAGTCCGACATCACCGACGAGCAGTACACCGCCTTCTACCAGCACATCGCGCACGACAACGAGGCGCCGCTGGCCTGGACCCACAACCGCGTGGAAGGCCGCAGCGAATACACCCAGCTGCTGTATATCCCGGCGCGCGCCCCGTTCGACCTGTGGGACCGCAACCACAAGGCCGGCCTGAAGCTGTATGTCAAGCGCGTCTTCATCATGGACGACGCCGACCAGCTGCTGCCGGGCTACCTGCGCTGGGTCAAGGGCGTGGTCGATTCCGCCGACCTGCCGCTGAACGTATCGCGCGAACTGCTGCAGGAAAGCCGCGACGTCAAGGCCATCCGCGAGGGCTGCACCAAGCGCGTGCTGTCGATGCTGGAAACGCTGGCCGACAGTGAAGAAGAAGCCGAGCGCGCCAAGTACACCACCTTCTGGCAGCAGTTCGGCCAGGCGCTCAAGGAGGGCATCGGCGAAGACCAGGCCAACCTGGAGCGCGTGGCGAAGCTGCTGCGCTTTGCCTCCACGCACAACGACACCGCCGAGCAGAACGTGGCGCTGGCTGCCTACGTCGGCCGCATGAAGGAAGGCCAGGACAAGATCTACTACGTCACGGCCGATACCTGGTCCGCCGCGAAGAACAGCCCGCACCTGGAAGTGTTCCGCAAGAAGGGGATCGAAGTGGTGCTGCTGACCGACCGCGTCGACGAATGGATGCTGTCGTTCCTGCGCGAGTTCGACGGCAAGGAACTGGTGTCGGTCGCGCGCGGCGACCTGGACCTGGGCAAGCTCGCCGACGAAGCCGAGAAGGCCGAGCAGGAAAAGGCCGAGGCCGACTGGAAGGACGTGGTCGAACGCGCCAAGGGCGTGCTCGACGGCAAGGCCAAGGACGTGCGCGTGACGCTGCGCCTGACCGCGTCGGCCTCGTGCCTGGTCTCTGACGAAGGCGACATGAGCGGCTATCTGCAGCGCCTGCTCAAGCAGGCCGGCCAGAAGGCGCCGGACGCCCAGCCGATCCTGGAACTGAACCCGGAACACGCGCTGGTGCAGAAACTGCGCGATCTCCCCGAGGGCGATGCCTTCAGCGACCGCGTGCAGGTGCTGTTCGACCAGGCGCTGCTGGCCGAAGGCGGCATGCTGGACGATCCGGCTGCATATGTGCAGCGCGTCAACAAGCTGCTGGCCTGA
- a CDS encoding alpha/beta fold hydrolase: MQARPLAVAELQRGIHERGAEVHRTHARAQVRALLGRPDASALLPAITCPTLLLCGRQDHWNPLDSHVDMRERIPAARLEVIEDAGHTITMEAPQAVAEAIAAWLTEDCTTIRRDPGRA; encoded by the coding sequence ATGCAGGCCCGGCCGCTGGCCGTCGCCGAACTCCAGCGAGGCATCCACGAACGCGGTGCTGAAGTCCACCGGACCCACGCGCGTGCGCAGGTGCGGGCGTTGCTCGGGCGTCCGGACGCATCGGCGCTGCTGCCGGCCATTACCTGCCCGACGCTGCTGCTGTGCGGCCGCCAGGATCATTGGAACCCGCTGGACAGCCACGTGGACATGCGCGAGCGGATCCCGGCGGCGCGGCTTGAAGTGATCGAGGATGCGGGGCACACGATCACCATGGAAGCGCCGCAAGCGGTGGCCGAGGCTATCGCCGCATGGCTGACGGAGGATTGCACAACGATCCGGCGCGACCCTGGTCGGGCCTGA
- a CDS encoding HPr family phosphocarrier protein, which translates to MIEATLNIAAGKGFQGRGSARMSLVAGRFASRIVLVTDSGSADAHDVMAVMRLRTPPGTVLRIQADDPAEVAAVRAIARLLGPGNGQP; encoded by the coding sequence GTGATCGAGGCCACCCTCAACATCGCCGCCGGCAAGGGTTTCCAGGGGCGCGGCTCGGCGCGCATGAGCCTGGTGGCCGGCCGCTTTGCCAGCCGCATCGTGCTGGTCACGGACTCCGGCTCGGCCGATGCGCATGACGTGATGGCCGTCATGCGCCTGCGCACGCCGCCAGGCACCGTGCTGCGCATCCAGGCCGACGACCCGGCCGAAGTCGCCGCGGTCCGGGCCATCGCACGACTACTCGGACCTGGGAACGGCCAGCCATGA
- a CDS encoding alanyl-tRNA editing protein, with product MSATRKRFDEAPYLDHCTATVVAAGAEGIELDETVCYARSGGQAGDTATLALADGRSVAIVDTVYADDRSRILHVPAPDAPLPRVGERVTVTIDWARRHKLMRLHTCLHLLGSLIPAPVTGCGISPESARVDFDLPESTLDKADLTERLNALIHANTAVRTTLITPQELAAQPELVRTIGAAPPAGTTSIRIIEIPGVDRQPCGGTHVANTSEIGAVVVTKIEKKSRTNRRVVVAFA from the coding sequence ATGTCCGCCACCCGCAAGCGCTTCGACGAAGCCCCCTACCTCGACCACTGCACCGCCACCGTGGTGGCGGCCGGCGCCGAAGGGATCGAACTCGACGAAACCGTGTGCTACGCGCGCAGCGGCGGCCAGGCCGGCGACACCGCCACGCTGGCGCTGGCCGACGGGCGCTCGGTGGCCATCGTCGACACTGTCTACGCCGACGACCGCAGCCGCATCCTGCATGTGCCCGCACCGGATGCGCCGCTGCCGCGCGTGGGCGAGCGCGTCACCGTGACCATCGACTGGGCGCGCCGCCACAAGCTGATGCGGCTGCATACCTGCCTGCACCTGCTGGGCTCGCTGATCCCGGCGCCGGTGACCGGCTGCGGCATCTCGCCGGAGTCGGCGCGCGTCGACTTTGACCTGCCGGAGTCGACCCTGGACAAGGCCGACCTGACCGAGCGCCTGAACGCGCTGATCCACGCCAACACTGCGGTGCGCACCACGCTGATCACACCGCAGGAACTGGCCGCCCAGCCAGAGCTGGTGCGCACCATCGGCGCCGCGCCGCCGGCGGGCACGACCAGCATCCGCATCATCGAGATCCCCGGCGTGGACCGCCAGCCCTGCGGCGGCACGCACGTGGCCAACACCAGCGAGATCGGCGCGGTGGTGGTGACCAAGATTGAGAAGAAAAGCCGCACCAACCGGCGCGTGGTGGTCGCGTTCGCGTGA
- a CDS encoding type IV pili methyl-accepting chemotaxis transducer N-terminal domain-containing protein, whose translation MKRYLCSFCLIVCSVLSLAGTASAETLTINAAINKAGRQRMLSQRMAKAYCQAGLGVEVERSKKILEQSAALFDKQLMELKAFAPTPDIKDTYARLEQTWIPYRQLLSGGDPNPDSAKTIARMSEDVLKLAQQGTLLLEKHSGTATGKLINVAGRQRMLSQRIAKISMFRAWGITSPQMAQDLDTATREFAAAQELLTSAPQNTEAIRRELLLAGSQWLFFEEALNQTGVSRAEQLRNIATTSERILQVMDDVTGMYEGMPR comes from the coding sequence TTGAAACGTTACCTCTGTTCCTTCTGCCTGATTGTCTGCAGCGTCCTGTCCCTGGCCGGGACCGCTTCCGCCGAAACGCTGACGATCAACGCGGCGATCAACAAGGCGGGCCGCCAGCGCATGCTGTCTCAGCGCATGGCCAAGGCTTACTGCCAGGCTGGCCTCGGCGTTGAAGTCGAACGTTCAAAGAAGATTCTCGAACAGTCCGCGGCGCTCTTCGACAAGCAACTCATGGAGCTGAAGGCGTTCGCGCCCACGCCTGATATCAAGGATACCTACGCCAGGCTCGAGCAGACATGGATTCCCTATAGACAGTTGCTGTCCGGCGGCGATCCGAATCCCGATAGCGCGAAAACCATCGCAAGAATGAGCGAGGACGTGCTGAAGCTTGCGCAACAGGGAACCCTCCTGCTCGAGAAACATTCCGGCACCGCGACGGGCAAGCTGATCAACGTTGCCGGCCGCCAGCGGATGCTCTCGCAGAGAATCGCCAAGATCAGCATGTTCCGCGCCTGGGGAATTACCTCCCCCCAGATGGCGCAGGATCTGGACACGGCTACCAGGGAATTCGCAGCCGCGCAGGAGCTTCTCACCTCGGCGCCGCAAAACACCGAGGCAATCCGTCGCGAACTGCTGCTTGCCGGCTCTCAGTGGCTGTTCTTTGAAGAGGCACTCAACCAGACCGGGGTCAGTCGCGCGGAACAGTTGAGAAACATCGCCACGACCAGCGAGCGTATTCTTCAGGTGATGGATGACGTCACCGGCATGTATGAAGGGATGCCCAGGTAA
- a CDS encoding universal stress protein, with amino-acid sequence MFKHLLLAVDGSDLSESAFRKALILAREMGARTTAVRVCPNYHVLTYQVEMLEDTRETYVKQAWEEATRYLRGLADEAGAAGVPCETAYVVNDHPYEAIIKTAEEMGCDLIVMASHGRRGVQGMLIGSETLKVLTHSKIPVLVYR; translated from the coding sequence ATGTTCAAGCATCTCCTGCTGGCGGTCGATGGCTCCGACCTGTCTGAATCGGCATTCCGCAAGGCCCTGATCCTGGCGCGGGAAATGGGGGCGCGTACCACCGCGGTGCGGGTCTGTCCGAACTACCACGTGCTGACCTACCAGGTCGAGATGCTGGAGGACACGCGCGAAACTTACGTGAAGCAAGCCTGGGAAGAAGCAACCCGCTACCTGCGCGGACTGGCCGACGAAGCCGGCGCCGCGGGTGTGCCCTGTGAAACGGCATACGTCGTCAACGACCATCCCTACGAGGCCATCATCAAGACGGCCGAGGAAATGGGCTGCGACCTGATCGTGATGGCTTCGCACGGGCGGCGCGGGGTCCAGGGCATGCTGATCGGCAGCGAAACCCTGAAGGTGCTGACGCACAGCAAGATTCCGGTGCTGGTGTACCGCTAG